In Zingiber officinale cultivar Zhangliang chromosome 1A, Zo_v1.1, whole genome shotgun sequence, a genomic segment contains:
- the LOC121997134 gene encoding enoyl-[acyl-carrier-protein] reductase [NADH] 1, chloroplastic-like translates to MAGRMAQGRRKGPSRFGLFCFSDTVHHLFGASVVITGHNFQQTHNNEMAEAVTKDFGRIDIFVHSLANGPEVTKPLLETSRRGYLATISASSYSFVSLLRHFLPIMNPGGASISLTYIASERAIPGYEGGMSSANAALESDTKVLAFELHLLAIKHQFLRC, encoded by the exons ATGGCTGGGAGAATGGCGCAGGGAAGGCGGAAGGGGCCGTCGCGATTTGGGTTGTTTTG TTTTAGTGATACTGTTCACCATCTATTCGGAGCATCAGTTGTTATCACCGGCCATAATTTCCAGCAAACTCACAACAAT GAAATGGCAGAGGCTGTGACGAAAGATTTTGGAAGGATTGACATCTTTGTGCATTCTCTTGCCAATGGACCAGAG GTAACGAAGCCACTCTTGGAGACATCTAGAAGAGGGTATCTTGCTACAATTTCAGCTTCGAGTTACTCTTTTGTCTCCCTGCTTCGACACTTTCTTCCAATAATGAATCCAGG CGGTGCTTCAATATCTTTGACATACATAGCTTCCGAAAGGGCAATCCCAGG ATACGAAGGTGGAATGAGCTCAGCAAATGCTGCATTGGAGAGCGATACAAAA GTGCTAGCTTTTGAACTGCACTTGCTTGCCATAAAGCATCAG TTCCTGAGATGTTAA